The Candidatus Bathyarchaeia archaeon genome segment TAATGAGAATCTTTGCAGCATGGATTGGATACTTCAAACCGCCTTACGCTGATCAAGGATACAGCTCCACTGCTATGCATTCTCGATCCATTGAAGTCTCCACTGAAGATGATTATCTGAAACAATGGGAATTCGTTAGACGAGGCATCAAAGAGGCGGGAATGATTGCCAAGGATTACGGGGTTACCTTAGCACTTCAGAACCATCCACCGCTAACGATGAATACTGAGGACACAATGGCTATGGTTGACGAAGTCAATTTGGACAACGTGAAGATGTGTTTAGACTGCTGTCTAATCGCTGACCAAGACGACAAAGCAATAGATAACTTAGTTAAAATGGTAGGAAAAAGAATGGTCCACTCACACATCATCGGAATCAAATTTAAACAGTCTCTGGTCGGAGCATATGGGTTTGAGGAAGTAGTTCCCGGCGAAGGACGAGAAAACTATCCCGCCTTTGTAAAGGCTTGCAAGGACATAGGATACAAAGGGTACTTCGATTATGAGCAGTGCTCACCGATAATCCTCAAAGGGCATAAGAAGGCGACTATAGAAGAGGTCGATAGAAGAGCGCAAGCAGGTCTCAAATACTTCAAGAACCTATTGAAGGAGATGGGAGCCTACACAGGACATAAATAATCCCTCTTTTCTTTTTAGGACGAGAACGTGTATTTGAGTCCACTAATTCTGGTCTAGTTCTTCTTATTCCTGCATGCCTATAGGTTTCTACGTCTATTAAGGACTAATTAATAATTTATGAATTATAAATAACGCTCTTGTTAAGGACATGGCGCTTGGCTGTATGCGGTTGGATTAAGTATGGCCAGGGTTCTTTGGACTCTGTCTAGGTGGCGTGTGTTGCGGAGGAG includes the following:
- a CDS encoding sugar phosphate isomerase/epimerase family protein, encoding MKVGLDSVSYTGYFFEGKIPTFEEVIERAAKWGYDGVELFPHRPMAHPLDLDQKRRKNILELAESKDIEIACVGAATNFMQSDHILAQTQDKELLFVRECCKLANDLNVKIMRIFAAWIGYFKPPYADQGYSSTAMHSRSIEVSTEDDYLKQWEFVRRGIKEAGMIAKDYGVTLALQNHPPLTMNTEDTMAMVDEVNLDNVKMCLDCCLIADQDDKAIDNLVKMVGKRMVHSHIIGIKFKQSLVGAYGFEEVVPGEGRENYPAFVKACKDIGYKGYFDYEQCSPIILKGHKKATIEEVDRRAQAGLKYFKNLLKEMGAYTGHK